From the Halalkalicoccus sp. CGA53 genome, one window contains:
- a CDS encoding DUF368 domain-containing protein yields MREWVVVYVKGFCMGLADIVPGVSGGTIALITGIYERFVTAIAALDPRLLGAFVASYRERGIAGATATAREADLHFLVVLGLGVVTAVLLMSRVITGLFEAYPGPLNGFFFGLIAASAVVIYRHTDIDSAGRIAVTFLGAAIAFVASASATGDDGGGLLVVFVAGGIAISAMVLPGISGAALLYILGQYQYMLAQLRDLTDAVAALAADGSVDALVGPGLPVAAFMTGAVVGLLTMARLVKRALAAYRMATLGFLVGLMVGALRLPIAEADRAVAVWTPELLAASVLAGTLGAAVVVALDATTDTLEYA; encoded by the coding sequence ATGCGAGAGTGGGTCGTCGTCTACGTGAAGGGCTTCTGTATGGGGCTCGCGGACATCGTTCCTGGGGTCTCCGGTGGGACGATCGCGCTCATCACCGGCATCTACGAACGGTTCGTCACCGCCATCGCGGCGCTCGATCCACGACTGCTGGGGGCGTTCGTTGCCTCCTACCGCGAACGGGGGATCGCCGGCGCGACGGCCACGGCCCGCGAGGCCGACCTCCACTTCCTCGTGGTGCTCGGCCTCGGGGTCGTCACGGCCGTACTGCTCATGTCCCGGGTGATCACCGGGCTGTTCGAGGCGTATCCCGGCCCGCTCAACGGCTTCTTCTTCGGGCTGATCGCCGCGAGCGCGGTCGTCATCTACCGCCACACCGACATCGACTCCGCAGGGAGGATCGCCGTCACGTTCCTCGGGGCGGCCATCGCGTTCGTCGCGAGTGCGAGCGCGACCGGCGACGACGGCGGCGGCCTCCTCGTGGTCTTCGTCGCGGGCGGTATCGCCATCTCCGCGATGGTGCTACCGGGCATCTCCGGGGCGGCGCTGCTCTACATCCTCGGCCAGTACCAGTACATGCTCGCCCAGCTCCGGGATCTCACCGACGCCGTCGCGGCGCTCGCTGCAGACGGATCGGTCGACGCGCTCGTCGGACCCGGCCTGCCCGTCGCGGCATTCATGACCGGCGCGGTGGTGGGACTGCTCACGATGGCCCGACTCGTCAAACGTGCGCTCGCGGCCTACCGGATGGCGACGCTCGGCTTCCTCGTCGGGCTGATGGTCGGCGCGCTCAGGCTCCCGATCGCCGAGGCCGATCGGGCGGTGGCGGTCTGGACGCCCGAACTGCTCGCGGCGAGCGTCCTCGCGGGGACACTCGGGGCGGCCGTGGTGGTCGCCCTCGACGCCACGACGGACACCCTAGAGTACGCATAG
- a CDS encoding Cdc6/Cdc18 family protein → MDLAERVERRRSAEDETGPVASWRALDPTAHLDEPIDRGEVVERVLDTLSPVFDGRLPEPFALHGPPGSGKSAVVTAVMAELDAQLGTPVGTVHTTTRAASAAGFRFVYVDARYAPSRFQLYRALLSSLTDEHVPERGIGTDALADRLQCELAPPDRRALLALDHVGEPRTPSQEAVETALDPLPGLSWFSVGRGRTGTDRRSLPVASYDERALADVLAGRAERGLAGGADQDAIDRLAAWADGNAHDGLCALYCAAIAAENEGARRVTERHLTAGRRAVPSGCIALGQVRSLPRNRRRVLDALLSEGVTELTIEEAATRIGERTDLSPGTVKRFLYELAEYGVLARVRTVGGKETGRTPSRVEPCFPIPAFHRLVTDSTG, encoded by the coding sequence ATGGACCTCGCAGAGCGGGTCGAACGACGCCGGAGCGCCGAAGACGAGACCGGCCCGGTCGCCTCCTGGCGCGCACTCGACCCGACCGCCCACCTCGACGAGCCGATCGATCGGGGCGAGGTCGTCGAACGGGTGCTCGACACGCTCTCGCCCGTTTTCGACGGACGGCTCCCCGAGCCGTTCGCCCTCCACGGCCCGCCGGGATCGGGGAAGTCGGCGGTCGTCACCGCGGTGATGGCCGAACTCGACGCCCAGCTCGGCACCCCGGTCGGAACGGTCCACACGACGACCCGCGCCGCGAGCGCCGCGGGGTTCCGGTTCGTCTACGTCGACGCCCGCTACGCCCCGAGCCGGTTCCAGCTCTACCGGGCGCTGCTCTCGTCGCTCACCGACGAACACGTCCCGGAGCGGGGTATCGGCACCGACGCGCTCGCCGACCGTCTCCAGTGCGAACTCGCCCCACCCGACAGGCGGGCGCTGCTCGCGCTCGATCACGTCGGCGAGCCGCGAACGCCCTCGCAGGAGGCGGTAGAGACGGCGCTCGACCCGCTGCCGGGGCTCTCGTGGTTCTCGGTCGGACGGGGCCGAACGGGGACCGATCGACGGAGTCTCCCGGTGGCGAGCTACGACGAGCGCGCGCTAGCGGACGTCCTCGCCGGCCGAGCGGAACGGGGACTCGCGGGCGGGGCAGACCAGGACGCGATCGATCGGCTCGCGGCCTGGGCCGACGGGAACGCACACGACGGGCTCTGTGCGCTCTACTGCGCGGCGATCGCCGCCGAGAACGAGGGGGCGAGACGGGTGACCGAGCGTCACCTCACCGCCGGTCGCCGTGCGGTCCCCTCCGGGTGCATCGCCCTCGGCCAGGTCCGCTCGCTTCCGCGGAACCGACGGCGGGTCCTCGATGCGCTGCTCTCGGAGGGGGTCACGGAGCTGACGATCGAGGAAGCGGCGACCCGAATCGGCGAGCGGACCGACCTCTCGCCGGGCACCGTCAAGCGGTTTCTCTACGAACTCGCGGAGTACGGCGTGCTCGCGCGGGTACGGACGGTCGGCGGGAAGGAGACCGGCCGGACCCCGAGCCGGGTCGAACCGTGCTTTCCGATCCCGGCGTTCCACCGGCTCGTCACCGACTCGACTGGCTAA
- the aglG gene encoding glucosyl-dolichyl phosphate glucuronosyltransferase, translating into MRVSVVINTYSEERYDAFARAVESVLAQSHDDLELVLVSDGNEAAADRARADFGGHEDVIVHCTEENLGNSGARTVGAALASGDVIAVTDDDTRAEPDWIEELVRVYEETDAIAVGGIVVPEWVAGKPEFLPEEFYWLIGCNHRGFGDHGEEVRNTFGCNLSFRAEVFDELGGFSTRVGRVGEKQLQGHETEICARMHERFGRGVHYTTDAVVHHSIFEYRTDPIWLLRRAFWQGYSKRIMHLVLPGSSGGEGEFLERLATEFVPERVRRLVRSPSVAGVKQLVAIVAFTLAVGLGYLYGFVRFGLYEEFSNRPKRAATS; encoded by the coding sequence ATGAGAGTCTCCGTCGTAATCAACACCTACAGCGAGGAGCGCTACGACGCGTTCGCGCGGGCCGTCGAGTCGGTGCTCGCCCAGAGCCACGACGACCTCGAACTGGTGCTGGTGAGCGACGGGAACGAGGCGGCCGCGGACCGTGCCCGGGCCGACTTCGGAGGACACGAGGACGTGATCGTCCACTGCACCGAGGAGAACCTCGGGAACTCGGGTGCCCGGACCGTCGGTGCCGCCCTCGCCTCCGGCGACGTGATCGCCGTCACCGACGACGACACCCGTGCCGAACCCGACTGGATCGAGGAGCTGGTACGGGTGTACGAGGAGACGGACGCGATCGCCGTCGGCGGGATCGTCGTCCCCGAGTGGGTCGCCGGAAAACCGGAGTTCCTCCCCGAGGAGTTCTACTGGCTGATCGGCTGTAATCACCGGGGATTCGGCGACCACGGCGAGGAGGTGAGAAACACCTTCGGGTGCAACCTCTCGTTCCGTGCGGAGGTCTTCGACGAACTGGGCGGGTTCAGCACGCGCGTCGGGCGAGTGGGCGAGAAACAGCTCCAGGGCCACGAGACGGAGATCTGTGCGCGCATGCACGAGCGCTTCGGCCGCGGGGTCCACTACACGACCGACGCGGTGGTCCACCACTCGATCTTCGAGTACAGAACCGACCCGATCTGGCTCTTGAGACGCGCGTTCTGGCAGGGCTACTCGAAGCGGATCATGCACCTCGTGCTGCCCGGTTCGTCCGGTGGGGAGGGGGAGTTTCTCGAACGACTGGCGACGGAGTTCGTCCCGGAGCGGGTTCGAAGGCTCGTCAGGTCGCCGTCGGTGGCGGGAGTGAAACAGCTGGTGGCGATCGTGGCGTTCACGCTGGCGGTGGGACTGGGGTATCTGTACGGGTTCGTTCGCTTCGGTCTCTACGAGGAGTTCTCGAACCGCCCGAAACGGGCTGCAACGAGCTGA
- a CDS encoding anaerobic glycerol-3-phosphate dehydrogenase subunit C, translated as MSDAYQPDDGTGTDPATANTDPDVSADEYDPVEVFPTEGMDLRPGADSCYKCSTCDTECPVAEVNDEFPGPKFQGPEQWRLKRNEDTDIDDSVMKCSNCMRCDNVCPSSVPLSQMHNTARGLYVEERMDTLSVEYVRNRILSNYRTSAWLASKLPRTANVAMNFGPARWLMERTFGITAEREFPAFATQTFREWWTERGGARVPNHEKRVAYFHGCYSNYNTPEVGKALVRVFEHFGYQVLVPEQGCSGTPMFANGMLSDAKRHAETNVEGLVEAIGDGADVIASCTSCSMALRQEYPELFDLHGIEELAAHTYEALEYLRIHEDLEGALRESEVDPQSFAYHAPCHARNQGLATQAVELFDSIDGVTATDVGDSCSGISGTYGWKAENYDVSMAIGEEMFEHMADDEAEVGMTECPTCAMQMNHGTGYEIRHPLQVLEAALC; from the coding sequence ATGAGTGACGCGTACCAACCCGACGACGGAACCGGAACCGACCCAGCGACCGCGAATACCGACCCGGACGTCTCCGCAGACGAGTACGACCCGGTGGAGGTCTTCCCGACGGAGGGGATGGACCTCAGGCCGGGTGCGGATAGCTGTTACAAGTGCTCGACGTGCGACACTGAGTGTCCGGTCGCGGAAGTGAACGACGAGTTCCCCGGACCGAAGTTCCAGGGGCCCGAGCAGTGGCGGCTGAAGCGCAACGAGGACACGGACATCGACGACTCGGTCATGAAGTGTTCGAACTGCATGCGCTGTGACAACGTCTGTCCGTCCTCCGTGCCGCTCAGCCAGATGCACAACACCGCTCGCGGGCTCTACGTCGAGGAGCGGATGGACACGCTCTCGGTGGAGTACGTCAGGAACAGGATACTCTCGAACTACCGGACCTCCGCGTGGCTCGCCTCGAAGCTTCCCCGAACGGCGAACGTCGCGATGAACTTCGGGCCCGCACGGTGGCTGATGGAGCGGACCTTCGGGATCACCGCCGAGCGTGAGTTCCCCGCGTTCGCCACCCAGACGTTCCGCGAGTGGTGGACCGAGCGCGGCGGCGCGCGGGTCCCGAACCACGAGAAACGCGTCGCGTACTTCCACGGCTGCTACTCGAACTACAACACGCCCGAGGTGGGGAAGGCGCTGGTCCGGGTGTTCGAACACTTCGGGTATCAGGTTTTGGTACCTGAACAGGGCTGTTCGGGCACGCCGATGTTCGCGAACGGGATGCTCTCCGACGCGAAACGCCACGCCGAGACGAACGTCGAGGGTCTCGTCGAGGCCATCGGCGACGGAGCGGACGTCATCGCCTCCTGTACCTCCTGTTCGATGGCACTGCGTCAGGAGTACCCCGAACTGTTCGACCTCCACGGGATCGAGGAACTCGCGGCCCACACCTACGAGGCGCTCGAGTACCTGCGGATCCACGAGGACCTGGAGGGCGCTCTCCGAGAGAGCGAGGTGGATCCACAGTCGTTCGCGTACCACGCACCCTGTCACGCCCGGAACCAGGGGCTCGCGACGCAGGCGGTCGAACTGTTCGACTCCATCGACGGCGTCACCGCGACCGACGTCGGCGACTCCTGTTCGGGTATCTCTGGGACCTACGGGTGGAAGGCCGAGAACTACGACGTCTCGATGGCGATCGGCGAGGAGATGTTCGAGCACATGGCCGACGACGAGGCGGAAGTGGGGATGACCGAGTGTCCGACCTGTGCGATGCAGATGAACCACGGGACGGGTTACGAGATCAGACACCCGTTACAGGTGCTCGAAGCGGCGCTCTGTTAG
- a CDS encoding oligosaccharyl transferase, archaeosortase A system-associated has protein sequence MSSELERDRRSVNADGLVALLWRWYHVPVLGILMAFMFWTRTQAYEAYLAHGEPIFAAVDSWYHWRTVLFSVENFPSRIQFEVFTGYPFGNYVGQFGTLFDLLIAGVALLVGGGSPTEETVFQVALLSVPAMAALCAIPVYLIGRRLGGRIGGLSGVLLLALFPQTFFFRTTVGQLQHHVAEVLFMTCALLAMMVAVTTAEREKPVYEQLVDRDLSGLRTPTLAAVAAGVALALYIWVWPSGVVLVGIFGAYFLVQLVADYLRRESPDHVAFVGAVALSVTGALTALTVETTSVSATNFSYMQPVLAFAVAGGCVVMAGLARLFDDRGIDRRYYPAAIGAAAVAGLGLLALVLPSLFDTLVSNLFGRVLPIGHSETQVTIAEAQPPSDPGEHFFAEFGLAFFVALGGLFALLARPLAGYRPKAEHLLVGIWSLFVLSMALTQLRFSYYLAATVAVLCAYVVGLVVNWADLSTPATLRDLEGYQVLVIVTVVLVLLAPLSPMIAGASVVDRGAAAGPAVQSGDALKWEGSTTWLQGNTPEPGTWAGADEELDYYGDYEIPEDEDFAYPEGTYGVMSWWDYGHLITTQGERIPHSNPFQQNARSASAFLLADSEERAELILEAIPTGEDVHDVEDAELSRLADERTDQQRTEEMRYVMIDDEMVSGKFSAITRWSGPDYEQYLEPTDVEFDGESVPVQALGEPYDETMLSGLYYDDASGMEHYRLVHESPERTQFVSVAALTGEGHWETLAVNTELTPQLQFELRALLEDPTLDIEDVRFFDDREASAVKTYERVEGAELVGTADASEGETVLAAVELEAESSERTFTYVQEATVDAGGEFTMTVPYATDNALGPDDGYTDTDVVATGEYTLLVGDPADPVEVGETAVPEGAIYDGERIEVDLDELEAGEEVDAGEEGSEAGGESDDEGGD, from the coding sequence ATGAGCAGTGAACTGGAACGGGACCGGCGGTCGGTGAACGCCGACGGCCTCGTCGCCCTCCTCTGGCGCTGGTATCACGTCCCGGTGCTCGGCATCCTGATGGCGTTCATGTTCTGGACGCGCACCCAGGCGTACGAGGCGTACCTGGCACACGGCGAGCCGATCTTCGCGGCCGTCGACTCGTGGTACCACTGGCGAACCGTCCTCTTCAGCGTCGAGAACTTCCCCTCCCGGATACAGTTCGAGGTATTCACGGGCTATCCCTTCGGGAACTACGTCGGGCAGTTCGGCACCCTCTTCGACCTCCTCATCGCCGGCGTCGCCCTGCTCGTCGGCGGCGGCTCGCCGACCGAGGAGACGGTCTTTCAGGTCGCGCTCCTCTCGGTACCCGCGATGGCCGCGCTCTGTGCGATCCCCGTCTACCTTATCGGGAGACGTCTCGGCGGGCGGATCGGCGGTCTCTCGGGAGTGCTCCTCCTGGCCCTCTTCCCCCAGACGTTCTTCTTCCGAACGACGGTCGGCCAACTCCAGCACCACGTCGCGGAGGTGCTGTTCATGACGTGCGCGCTCCTCGCGATGATGGTCGCGGTCACGACCGCAGAACGCGAGAAGCCGGTCTACGAACAGCTCGTCGACCGCGATCTTTCGGGGCTGAGAACGCCCACCCTCGCCGCCGTCGCTGCGGGCGTCGCGCTCGCGCTCTACATCTGGGTCTGGCCGTCCGGCGTCGTTCTGGTCGGGATCTTCGGCGCATACTTCCTCGTCCAGCTCGTCGCCGACTACCTGCGACGGGAGAGCCCGGACCACGTCGCGTTCGTCGGGGCGGTTGCGCTCTCGGTCACGGGCGCGCTCACGGCGCTCACAGTCGAGACGACGAGCGTGAGCGCGACGAACTTCAGCTACATGCAGCCGGTGCTCGCGTTCGCCGTCGCCGGCGGCTGCGTGGTCATGGCCGGCCTCGCCAGGCTCTTCGACGACCGGGGGATCGACCGCCGGTACTACCCCGCGGCCATCGGGGCGGCCGCCGTCGCCGGACTCGGCCTGCTGGCGCTCGTCCTCCCGAGCCTCTTCGACACGCTGGTCTCGAACCTGTTCGGGCGCGTGCTCCCGATCGGCCACAGCGAGACGCAGGTGACCATCGCCGAGGCACAGCCGCCGTCGGACCCCGGCGAGCACTTCTTCGCCGAGTTCGGCCTCGCCTTCTTCGTCGCCCTCGGGGGCCTGTTCGCGCTGCTCGCCCGCCCCCTCGCCGGCTACCGGCCGAAGGCCGAACACCTCCTCGTCGGGATCTGGTCGCTGTTCGTGCTGAGCATGGCGCTCACCCAGCTCCGGTTCAGCTACTACCTCGCGGCGACCGTCGCCGTCCTCTGTGCGTACGTCGTCGGACTGGTGGTGAACTGGGCCGACCTCTCGACACCCGCCACGCTGCGCGATCTCGAGGGCTACCAGGTGCTCGTGATCGTCACCGTCGTTCTCGTCCTCCTCGCCCCACTCTCGCCGATGATCGCCGGCGCGTCGGTGGTCGACCGCGGTGCGGCAGCCGGTCCGGCGGTACAGAGCGGCGACGCCCTGAAGTGGGAGGGGTCGACGACGTGGCTCCAGGGTAACACCCCCGAACCGGGGACCTGGGCCGGCGCTGACGAGGAACTAGATTACTACGGCGACTACGAGATCCCCGAAGACGAGGACTTCGCCTACCCCGAGGGCACCTACGGCGTCATGTCGTGGTGGGACTACGGTCACCTGATCACCACCCAGGGCGAGCGGATCCCCCACTCGAACCCATTCCAGCAGAACGCCCGAAGCGCCTCGGCGTTCCTGCTCGCCGACAGCGAGGAGCGCGCGGAGCTGATCCTTGAGGCAATCCCGACGGGTGAGGACGTCCACGACGTCGAGGACGCCGAACTCTCCCGGCTGGCCGACGAGCGCACCGACCAGCAGCGCACGGAGGAGATGCGCTACGTGATGATCGACGACGAGATGGTCAGCGGGAAGTTCTCGGCGATCACCCGGTGGAGCGGCCCCGACTACGAGCAGTACCTCGAGCCGACCGACGTCGAGTTCGACGGCGAGAGCGTTCCGGTGCAGGCGCTCGGTGAACCCTACGACGAGACGATGCTTTCGGGACTCTACTACGACGACGCGAGCGGGATGGAACACTATCGCCTCGTCCACGAGAGCCCCGAGCGGACCCAGTTCGTGAGCGTCGCGGCCCTCACCGGCGAGGGCCACTGGGAGACGCTCGCGGTGAACACCGAGCTCACCCCGCAGCTCCAGTTCGAGCTCCGGGCGCTCCTGGAGGACCCCACACTCGACATCGAGGACGTGCGGTTCTTCGACGACCGCGAGGCGAGCGCTGTGAAGACCTACGAGCGCGTCGAGGGCGCCGAACTCGTCGGCACCGCCGACGCGTCGGAGGGCGAGACCGTTCTCGCGGCGGTCGAACTCGAAGCGGAGAGCTCCGAGCGCACCTTCACCTACGTTCAGGAGGCCACGGTCGACGCCGGGGGCGAGTTCACCATGACCGTGCCGTACGCGACCGACAACGCGCTCGGCCCCGACGACGGCTACACCGACACCGACGTGGTCGCGACGGGCGAGTACACCCTCCTCGTCGGCGACCCGGCCGACCCCGTCGAGGTCGGCGAAACGGCGGTCCCCGAGGGGGCGATCTACGACGGCGAGCGCATCGAGGTCGACCTCGACGAACTGGAGGCGGGTGAGGAGGTAGACGCCGGCGAGGAAGGGAGCGAAGCGGGCGGGGAGAGCGACGACGAGGGCGGCGACTGA
- a CDS encoding glycosyltransferase family 61 protein: MATENGAVDLLVRSKRRYDRDGLDAIVKEGWDIGYRRWLVMSAVVPLLVGSGRVPILSRERLRARCEPDDRCWEFPPETTDAPMADSLLPKGIVSTDREFEEIDRLRFPRPFVCELRDATVFAPIGLATTREGEGVRDVSASSLFENGYLDHALSMTVARQGLFECRGGLPTVSNDGPTVDVACSLCPLWPNYYHWTVECLPRLWAIAEYERRTGRKPLLVIPPDPPRWLRESLLLAGFPRDRWLGLDHDRIRVNRLAVPTFPGPTPAEIEWIRERILDESEPSDDRPRIYITRDDVTRRRVRNESEVIDALSEYGVEPVALETRTVEEQARLFADAELIVGPHGAGFANLLYARDAAVVELFGKKTPTTFARLADALDLPYERLLCRSTHVDLAVDVTRLTSIIDELV; this comes from the coding sequence ATGGCGACCGAGAACGGCGCAGTCGACCTGCTCGTTCGCTCCAAGCGGCGATACGACCGGGACGGTCTCGACGCTATCGTCAAGGAAGGGTGGGATATCGGCTATCGCCGCTGGCTCGTGATGTCCGCGGTTGTGCCCCTGCTGGTCGGTTCCGGTCGCGTTCCGATCCTGTCGAGGGAACGGCTCCGTGCCCGCTGTGAGCCCGACGATCGCTGCTGGGAGTTCCCACCGGAGACGACCGACGCTCCCATGGCCGACTCCTTGCTCCCGAAGGGAATCGTCTCTACCGACAGGGAGTTCGAGGAGATCGACCGACTCCGATTTCCCCGTCCGTTCGTCTGTGAACTTCGTGACGCGACCGTCTTCGCACCGATCGGACTCGCAACGACACGAGAGGGCGAGGGAGTCAGGGACGTCTCCGCCTCCTCACTGTTCGAGAACGGATATCTGGACCACGCGCTCTCCATGACGGTCGCTAGGCAGGGCCTCTTCGAGTGTCGAGGCGGCCTTCCCACGGTATCCAACGACGGACCGACGGTCGATGTAGCCTGCTCGCTCTGTCCGCTCTGGCCGAACTACTACCACTGGACCGTCGAGTGTCTGCCACGTCTCTGGGCGATCGCCGAGTACGAGCGCCGGACCGGTCGGAAGCCGCTGCTGGTGATTCCACCGGATCCACCGCGCTGGCTCCGTGAGTCGCTCCTTCTCGCCGGGTTTCCTCGGGATCGATGGCTCGGGCTCGATCACGATCGGATTCGGGTGAACCGACTCGCCGTGCCGACGTTCCCCGGCCCGACACCGGCCGAGATCGAGTGGATCCGCGAGCGGATACTGGATGAGAGCGAGCCCTCGGACGATCGGCCGCGGATCTACATCACCCGCGACGACGTGACCCGCCGCCGTGTTCGAAACGAGTCAGAAGTGATCGACGCGCTCTCGGAGTACGGTGTCGAACCGGTCGCTCTCGAAACACGTACGGTCGAAGAGCAGGCGCGTCTGTTCGCCGACGCCGAGCTGATCGTCGGCCCCCACGGCGCCGGTTTCGCGAACCTGCTGTACGCGAGGGACGCGGCGGTCGTCGAACTGTTCGGGAAGAAGACACCGACGACGTTCGCTCGCCTCGCGGACGCGCTCGATCTCCCCTACGAACGGCTGCTCTGTCGGTCGACACACGTAGACCTCGCCGTGGACGTTACTCGGCTCACCTCGATCATCGACGAGCTTGTGTGA
- the glpB gene encoding glycerol-3-phosphate dehydrogenase subunit GlpB, translating into MAISDDVLVVGGGLAGMTAAVAAARGGARVRLLSHKASTLRNASGLIDVLGTDPESGAPLADPFDGLDALPGEHPYRILGEAAIREGLDLFDDLLGDRYLGSHTDRNALVPTHGGTVKPTARYPESTGSGLASSRERTLLVGFETITDFDAPLAAAHLENAGVPFEVRGVTLPFPGEFRADVRVTRMAHALDEDREAPVDGRPGTRAALAERVSEHLDGEERVGLPALLGDERGEEVREQLSTRLGTDVFEVPMGPPSLPGLRLEDALEAALHEEGVRVESGNPVVGYEGDDRVETVTVERVHREVPYEAEQVILATGGLVGKGIRSSRSGVCEPIFGCHVPQPEDRYDWFSEGVFDDQPFARFGLRIDEGCRPLDGRGETEFENLRAVGAVCGGYDSAREKSASGVSLATAATAGRRAAECL; encoded by the coding sequence GTGGCGATCAGTGACGACGTGCTCGTCGTTGGAGGGGGGCTCGCAGGGATGACAGCAGCGGTCGCGGCCGCCCGCGGCGGCGCGCGGGTGCGACTGCTCTCGCACAAGGCGAGCACCCTCAGAAACGCCTCGGGGCTGATCGACGTTCTCGGGACCGACCCCGAGAGCGGAGCGCCGCTCGCCGACCCGTTCGACGGGCTCGATGCACTCCCCGGCGAACATCCCTATCGGATCCTCGGCGAGGCGGCGATCCGCGAAGGCCTCGACCTCTTCGACGACCTCCTCGGCGACCGGTACCTGGGGAGTCACACCGATCGGAACGCGCTCGTCCCGACCCACGGCGGGACGGTGAAACCGACGGCACGGTACCCCGAGAGTACGGGTTCGGGACTCGCGAGTAGCCGAGAAAGAACGCTGCTGGTCGGCTTCGAGACGATCACCGACTTCGACGCGCCGCTCGCGGCCGCTCACCTGGAGAACGCGGGCGTCCCCTTCGAGGTCCGAGGGGTCACCCTCCCCTTTCCCGGTGAGTTCCGCGCCGACGTCAGGGTGACGAGGATGGCCCACGCGCTCGACGAGGACCGGGAGGCTCCCGTCGACGGGCGGCCCGGAACGCGAGCGGCGCTGGCCGAGCGGGTCTCCGAACACCTCGACGGCGAGGAACGCGTCGGCCTCCCCGCACTGCTCGGCGACGAGCGGGGCGAGGAGGTCCGCGAACAGCTCTCGACCCGACTCGGTACCGACGTGTTCGAGGTGCCGATGGGGCCGCCGAGCCTCCCCGGACTCCGACTGGAGGACGCGCTCGAAGCCGCCCTCCACGAGGAAGGGGTCAGGGTGGAGTCCGGCAACCCAGTCGTCGGCTACGAGGGCGACGACCGGGTGGAGACGGTGACGGTCGAGCGCGTGCACCGGGAGGTCCCCTACGAGGCGGAGCAGGTGATCCTCGCGACCGGCGGGCTGGTCGGAAAGGGGATCCGATCCTCCCGATCGGGGGTGTGCGAGCCGATCTTCGGCTGCCACGTCCCACAGCCCGAGGACCGATACGACTGGTTCAGTGAGGGAGTGTTCGACGACCAGCCGTTCGCCCGCTTCGGGCTCCGGATCGACGAGGGGTGTCGACCGCTCGACGGGCGGGGGGAGACGGAGTTCGAGAACCTGCGGGCGGTCGGGGCGGTCTGTGGCGGCTACGACTCGGCGCGAGAGAAGTCCGCGAGCGGCGTCTCGCTCGCGACGGCGGCGACGGCGGGTAGACGGGCGGCGGAGTGTCTCTGA